The following are encoded in a window of Ruficoccus amylovorans genomic DNA:
- a CDS encoding tetratricopeptide repeat protein, with the protein MTPESKKRFTWTLAVLALGVVVAALAARPLMRAYREHNARQDVAQARVFLGEKDYEAALEAAHRAYVADPLNPDVVRTVAMIYNDIDPVKAEEFWAEAFELSGDNNDLGNWVSAALKAGDFETAREQLEVMKARGLEDSAWLFYNGQVLLHDQDVNGALVEARKALALKPTDERVHFFFVRLTQLSPDEALRKEGMDYLWRLARQRDTLGLRALRNLAEYTTNTDAERLEIIRLLKEHPQVTREDRLLALRLGYQLPGANAEANLEQAERFFDLSSPLDLVELGRWLNLQGRYEQTLALIPSDMAFARKDLFLVRLDALAQLGRWEEIGEIIQRPHAPLDEFLKFLFLSRVYFETGKLAEAEITWDRAVLEASREVDKLWYLVKYARQLNFNAEAIKALWRLADYPAQKRQAYAQLLVLYQLGHDTAGMLRVLDRMLVSYPDNFSVLNDWAYINLLRNQRVPEALRAAQRVLRESTQPFLAHYVTLALAYYRTGDFKQALDTLQPLQINWAEAPAKWRVVFAAILRANGRFSDAALMLSGVHAEDLLPEELALVRAGGSAS; encoded by the coding sequence ATGACGCCCGAATCCAAGAAGCGTTTCACCTGGACCCTCGCCGTGCTGGCCTTGGGGGTGGTGGTGGCCGCGCTCGCTGCCCGGCCGCTGATGCGTGCCTATCGGGAGCACAATGCCCGGCAGGATGTCGCACAGGCGCGTGTCTTCCTCGGTGAAAAGGACTACGAGGCTGCGCTGGAGGCGGCCCATCGGGCCTATGTGGCGGACCCGCTCAACCCCGATGTGGTGCGCACGGTGGCGATGATTTATAACGACATCGACCCGGTCAAGGCCGAGGAATTCTGGGCTGAGGCCTTTGAACTCTCCGGCGATAACAATGACTTGGGCAACTGGGTCTCCGCCGCCCTCAAGGCCGGAGACTTTGAGACGGCCCGCGAGCAACTGGAGGTGATGAAGGCGCGCGGGCTGGAGGACTCGGCCTGGCTTTTTTACAACGGACAGGTGCTTCTGCACGATCAGGACGTGAACGGTGCGCTGGTCGAGGCGCGCAAAGCGCTTGCCCTGAAGCCGACCGACGAGCGCGTGCATTTTTTCTTTGTCCGGCTGACTCAGCTCTCGCCGGATGAGGCCCTGCGCAAGGAGGGGATGGACTACCTCTGGCGGCTGGCCCGGCAGCGGGATACGCTCGGCCTTCGGGCCTTGCGCAATCTGGCCGAGTACACGACCAACACGGATGCCGAGCGGCTGGAAATCATTCGCCTGCTCAAGGAGCATCCTCAGGTCACACGCGAGGATCGCCTGCTCGCACTGCGCCTGGGGTACCAGCTCCCCGGGGCCAACGCCGAAGCGAATCTGGAGCAGGCCGAGCGCTTTTTCGACTTGAGTAGCCCGCTCGACCTCGTGGAACTGGGCCGCTGGCTCAACCTCCAGGGCCGTTATGAGCAGACGCTTGCGCTGATCCCCTCCGATATGGCCTTCGCCCGCAAGGACTTGTTTCTGGTCAGGCTCGATGCGCTGGCCCAGCTCGGGCGCTGGGAGGAGATCGGCGAGATCATTCAGCGCCCGCACGCGCCGCTGGACGAGTTTTTGAAATTCCTTTTTCTTTCGCGGGTTTATTTCGAGACCGGAAAACTCGCCGAGGCGGAAATTACCTGGGACCGCGCAGTGTTGGAGGCCTCGCGCGAGGTGGACAAGCTCTGGTATCTGGTCAAATACGCCCGGCAGCTCAATTTCAACGCCGAGGCGATCAAGGCGCTCTGGCGTCTGGCCGATTATCCGGCGCAGAAGCGCCAGGCCTATGCGCAACTGCTCGTGCTCTACCAACTGGGACACGACACCGCTGGCATGCTGCGCGTGCTCGACCGGATGCTGGTCAGCTATCCGGATAATTTCTCCGTGCTCAATGACTGGGCCTACATTAATCTCCTGCGCAACCAGCGGGTGCCGGAGGCCTTACGGGCCGCCCAGCGGGTCCTGCGCGAGAGCACCCAGCCGTTTCTGGCTCATTACGTGACGCTCGCGCTGGCTTATTACCGGACAGGGGATTTTAAGCAGGCGCTCGACACGCTCCAACCGCTCCAGATCAACTGGGCCGAGGCCCCGGCCAAGTGGCGGGTGGTTTTCGCCGCTATCCTCCGGGCCAACGGACGATTCTCCGACGCCGCGCTCATGCTTTCCGGCGTTCATGCCGAAGACCTGTTACCGGAGGAACTGGCACTTGTACGGGCGGGTGGATCGGCGTCTTGA
- the xseA gene encoding exodeoxyribonuclease VII large subunit, giving the protein MPPLTQTPHDDAILSVGDFTRRVKELLETNLPPCWVRGEISNLRRQHSGHVYFTLKDAQSQVSCVLFRGDAMRQQVDLRDGLQAIVYGQVSVYEPRGTHQLICRVVMDDGAGRLQQEFERLKAKLAAEGLFEAERKRPLPPLPRAVGFVTSPTGAAIRDFLSILARRQWRGRVVVIPAQVQGAGAAAQIVAGIEAAQRLDGLDLLVVGRGGGSLEDLWCFNEESVARAVAACSLPVISAVGHEIDFTLSDFAADKRAETPSAAAELISSGYLEILDRLDLARDGLSELAARTLERLGYRMQSARAGLESHHPRPRLEQASLRLDDLGNRLRANLRHLLSDRRSVLVKSIHGLAAHTPQAVLKLSAVQLKSARERMGRQTPAVLRQKREHLKQLCTRLENASLQKALDRGFAVARDERGELVSAKAGLLPGQRLALDFKDGEILVRVEDM; this is encoded by the coding sequence ATGCCGCCGCTGACACAGACGCCCCATGACGATGCTATCCTTTCGGTGGGAGACTTTACCCGGCGGGTTAAGGAACTGCTGGAAACCAACCTGCCGCCCTGCTGGGTGCGGGGCGAGATTTCCAATCTGCGCCGCCAGCACAGCGGGCATGTTTACTTTACCCTGAAGGACGCGCAGAGCCAAGTCTCGTGCGTGCTGTTTCGGGGGGATGCCATGCGCCAGCAGGTGGACCTGCGCGACGGCCTGCAGGCCATCGTGTACGGGCAGGTCAGCGTTTACGAGCCGCGCGGCACGCACCAGCTTATCTGTCGGGTGGTGATGGACGATGGGGCCGGGCGGCTCCAACAGGAGTTCGAGCGGCTCAAGGCCAAGCTCGCCGCCGAGGGGCTCTTCGAGGCGGAGCGCAAGCGGCCCCTGCCGCCGCTGCCGCGTGCGGTCGGCTTTGTCACTTCGCCCACGGGTGCGGCTATCCGCGACTTTTTGAGCATCCTGGCCCGCCGTCAGTGGCGGGGGCGGGTGGTTGTCATCCCCGCCCAGGTGCAGGGCGCGGGCGCGGCGGCGCAGATCGTGGCCGGAATCGAGGCCGCGCAACGGCTTGACGGGCTGGACTTGCTCGTGGTCGGGCGCGGGGGCGGCAGCCTCGAAGACCTCTGGTGCTTTAACGAAGAGAGCGTGGCTCGCGCCGTTGCGGCCTGTTCGTTGCCGGTCATCTCCGCCGTCGGGCACGAGATCGATTTTACCCTGAGCGACTTTGCCGCCGACAAGCGCGCCGAGACGCCTTCCGCCGCCGCCGAGCTTATCAGCAGCGGTTATCTTGAAATCCTGGACCGGCTCGACCTGGCGCGGGACGGCTTGAGTGAGCTCGCAGCGCGGACGCTGGAACGCCTCGGCTACCGGATGCAGTCCGCCCGCGCCGGGCTGGAAAGCCACCACCCGCGCCCCCGGTTGGAACAGGCCAGCCTGCGGCTGGATGACCTCGGAAATCGCCTGCGGGCGAACCTGCGGCATCTACTCTCGGATCGCCGAAGTGTATTGGTGAAATCAATACACGGACTGGCCGCGCACACCCCGCAGGCGGTGCTGAAGCTTTCGGCCGTGCAGCTCAAGTCCGCCCGTGAGCGGATGGGGCGACAGACGCCCGCGGTGCTACGCCAAAAGCGCGAGCATTTGAAACAGCTCTGTACGCGGCTGGAAAACGCCAGCCTGCAGAAAGCGCTCGACCGGGGCTTCGCCGTGGCCCGGGACGAACGTGGCGAACTTGTTTCGGCCAAGGCGGGGCTTCTGCCCGGCCAGCGGCTCGCTCTCGATTTCAAGGACGGGGAAATCCTCGTCCGCGTCGAGGATATGTAG
- a CDS encoding Gfo/Idh/MocA family protein, translating to MPTQIGIIGAGGMLQYHAAGFRAAGAEIVAIADLNEAAAKAAADKWGIPAAYGSPEAMLAACPGIEGVAVIVPNKFHAPLAIQMLEAGKHVFCEKPPALNAGEVGQMIAAADKAGKRLMFNFNNRARPESFALRGYIGDGTVGRINSAQAKWVRRTGIPGFGGWFTQRALSGGGPLIDLLHMIDLALYFMDFPEPAVVLARTFDDFINDKGFKGPWGIPDREGVVNDVEAAAHGMVTFKTGQVLTLQVSWAEMVKREEVSVTFQGTQAGGKIERLFGSDGIDATAIDTCELYVQEHGNAVNRSIVTSACEDMGRIRSAQNFVLAIEGKEEPINTPDQALKLMKIIDAVYASAASGKAVEL from the coding sequence ATGCCTACACAAATCGGAATCATCGGAGCCGGTGGCATGCTCCAGTACCACGCCGCGGGTTTTCGCGCGGCGGGCGCTGAGATCGTCGCCATCGCGGACCTGAACGAAGCCGCCGCCAAGGCCGCTGCTGACAAGTGGGGCATCCCCGCCGCCTACGGTTCGCCCGAAGCGATGCTCGCAGCCTGCCCCGGTATTGAGGGTGTGGCCGTCATCGTCCCCAACAAATTCCACGCCCCGCTGGCCATCCAGATGCTGGAGGCGGGCAAGCACGTTTTTTGCGAAAAGCCCCCCGCGCTCAACGCCGGTGAGGTCGGGCAGATGATCGCCGCCGCTGACAAGGCGGGCAAGCGGCTCATGTTCAACTTCAACAACCGCGCCCGGCCCGAGTCCTTCGCGCTGCGCGGGTACATCGGCGACGGCACCGTGGGCCGCATCAACTCCGCCCAGGCCAAGTGGGTGCGCCGTACCGGCATCCCCGGCTTTGGCGGTTGGTTCACCCAACGCGCCCTCTCCGGCGGCGGCCCGCTCATCGACCTGCTGCACATGATCGACCTGGCGCTGTACTTCATGGACTTCCCCGAGCCTGCCGTCGTGCTCGCCCGCACCTTTGACGACTTCATCAACGACAAGGGCTTCAAAGGCCCCTGGGGCATCCCCGACCGCGAAGGCGTGGTCAACGATGTCGAAGCCGCCGCCCACGGGATGGTCACGTTCAAGACCGGCCAGGTACTCACCCTCCAGGTCTCGTGGGCCGAGATGGTCAAGCGCGAAGAGGTCTCGGTCACCTTCCAGGGGACCCAGGCCGGAGGCAAGATCGAACGCCTCTTCGGCTCGGACGGGATCGACGCGACCGCCATCGACACCTGCGAACTCTACGTGCAGGAACACGGTAACGCCGTCAACCGCTCCATCGTCACCTCCGCATGCGAGGACATGGGCCGTATCCGCTCGGCGCAGAACTTCGTGCTCGCCATCGAGGGGAAGGAAGAGCCGATCAACACCCCGGACCAGGCGCTCAAGCTGATGAAAATCATCGATGCCGTTTACGCTTCCGCCGCCAGCGGCAAGGCCGTCGAACTGTGA
- a CDS encoding phage holin family protein: protein MKSLQSVGALAETLLHMLETRFELFALEFRLERARFATVLMLVVIGSGSLLLAGVAFTAGLIWAVPPDYRLLALGLCMLAYLAAAGACAFFLTRIFQKTELPFHETRQELKQDVQCLVSAARSKE, encoded by the coding sequence ATGAAGTCGCTACAATCAGTCGGTGCCCTGGCCGAAACGCTCCTGCACATGCTCGAAACCCGCTTTGAGCTTTTCGCGCTGGAGTTCCGACTGGAGCGGGCCCGCTTCGCCACCGTCCTCATGCTGGTGGTGATCGGCAGCGGCAGCCTACTGCTGGCCGGGGTGGCGTTCACGGCGGGCCTGATCTGGGCCGTGCCGCCGGACTACCGGCTACTCGCGCTGGGGCTTTGCATGCTCGCCTATCTGGCCGCCGCCGGAGCCTGCGCATTTTTCCTCACCCGGATTTTTCAAAAAACCGAGCTCCCCTTCCACGAGACCCGGCAAGAACTTAAACAAGACGTGCAATGTTTGGTATCCGCCGCCAGGAGCAAAGAATAA
- a CDS encoding TVP38/TMEM64 family protein, whose product MLKLVLRHRLKVALVLLALVAAVVVAVLWGPNVGMADLLRAKDEVLGWLRDTPAAVVTVAIAVLPLAGFPISPLLILAGLAYGGPVGMLIGVAGVALNNALGYGIAAWLREPVRRWLERRGMRVPVVQRGDYVKVVLLFRLTPGVPAFLQNYVLGLSGIPFWTFFWVSLPPQLVTVAGFVLTGGALFEGEWGVIVLGVSLLIVFGIVGRLIHSHRKKKELTDAAADTDAP is encoded by the coding sequence ATGCTCAAACTCGTCCTGCGTCACCGCTTGAAAGTCGCTCTGGTGCTGCTCGCCCTGGTGGCGGCCGTGGTGGTAGCGGTGCTCTGGGGGCCGAATGTGGGCATGGCCGACCTGCTCCGGGCCAAGGACGAGGTCTTGGGCTGGCTGCGGGATACCCCGGCGGCTGTGGTGACGGTGGCCATCGCGGTCCTGCCGTTGGCGGGCTTTCCCATCAGCCCGCTGCTGATCCTGGCCGGGCTTGCTTACGGGGGCCCGGTCGGGATGCTGATCGGCGTCGCCGGGGTGGCGCTCAACAACGCGCTGGGCTACGGCATCGCCGCCTGGCTGCGCGAACCGGTCCGGCGCTGGCTGGAAAGGCGCGGGATGCGTGTCCCGGTGGTGCAGCGCGGAGATTATGTCAAAGTCGTGCTGTTGTTCCGGTTGACGCCGGGCGTGCCCGCGTTTTTGCAGAATTATGTCCTCGGGCTGTCGGGGATTCCGTTCTGGACGTTTTTCTGGGTCTCCCTGCCTCCGCAACTGGTGACGGTGGCGGGATTTGTCCTGACCGGCGGGGCCCTTTTTGAAGGCGAATGGGGCGTGATTGTGCTCGGGGTCAGCCTGCTGATCGTTTTCGGTATTGTCGGACGGTTGATCCACAGTCACCGTAAAAAGAAAGAACTCACCGATGCCGCCGCTGACACAGACGCCCCATGA
- a CDS encoding sugar phosphate isomerase/epimerase family protein — translation MSRPVTLFTGQWADLPLTKLAKAAGEMGYNGLELACWGDHFDVLKASKDKKYCAQKRAMLKRNKLDCFAISNHLAGQLVCDPNDDARTDGFAPAKCAGNSEKKREWAVSTMKATARAARNMGVSVVNGFVGSSIWHLLYSFPPVTPRMIDEGFKYFAEMWNPILDEFDKCKVKFALEVHPTEIAFDIASAERALDALGNRETFGFNYDPSHLGYQGVDYVKFIRRFKDRIYHVHMKDAWWGHGDGTVGVFGGHTEFGDPRRYWDFRSLGHGDINFEEIIVALNDIGYEGPLSVEWEDIRMDRFHGAKESCEFVKRIDFKPSGLAFDAAFDSKNRTPAKKAVKK, via the coding sequence ATGTCCCGACCCGTCACCCTCTTCACCGGCCAATGGGCCGACCTTCCACTGACCAAGCTCGCCAAGGCCGCCGGCGAGATGGGCTACAACGGCCTGGAACTGGCCTGCTGGGGCGACCACTTTGATGTCCTCAAGGCCTCCAAGGACAAAAAGTACTGCGCCCAGAAGCGCGCCATGCTCAAGCGCAACAAGCTCGACTGCTTCGCCATCTCCAACCACCTGGCCGGGCAGCTCGTGTGCGACCCCAATGACGACGCCCGCACCGACGGCTTCGCCCCCGCCAAGTGCGCCGGCAACTCCGAGAAAAAGCGCGAGTGGGCCGTCAGCACGATGAAAGCCACCGCCCGCGCCGCCCGCAACATGGGCGTGTCCGTGGTCAACGGCTTCGTCGGCTCCTCCATCTGGCACCTGCTCTACTCCTTTCCCCCGGTCACGCCGCGCATGATCGACGAGGGCTTCAAGTACTTCGCCGAGATGTGGAACCCGATTCTGGACGAGTTCGACAAGTGCAAGGTCAAATTCGCCCTGGAGGTACACCCGACCGAAATCGCCTTCGATATCGCCAGCGCCGAACGCGCCCTGGACGCCCTCGGTAACCGCGAGACCTTCGGCTTTAACTACGACCCCTCCCACCTCGGCTATCAGGGTGTGGACTACGTGAAGTTCATCCGCCGCTTCAAGGACCGCATCTACCATGTCCACATGAAGGACGCCTGGTGGGGCCACGGCGACGGCACCGTCGGTGTTTTCGGCGGGCACACCGAGTTCGGCGACCCGCGCCGCTACTGGGACTTCCGCTCCCTCGGCCACGGGGACATCAACTTCGAGGAAATCATCGTCGCCCTCAACGACATCGGCTACGAAGGCCCGCTCTCGGTCGAGTGGGAAGACATCCGCATGGACCGCTTCCACGGCGCGAAGGAATCCTGCGAATTCGTCAAACGCATCGACTTCAAGCCCTCCGGCCTGGCCTTCGACGCCGCCTTCGACAGCAAAAACCGCACCCCTGCCAAGAAAGCCGTCAAGAAGTGA
- a CDS encoding DUF883 family protein: MPTKTATKDSERTLADDRDKLVSDLKTLIEDAKLLTTDAAETSQEVFSEKAAQVQAQLKDGLEKLKEHGQVAKEKGQETLDTVEKLIKDNPWKSLGIALLAGIVIDRLARD; this comes from the coding sequence ATGCCCACGAAAACAGCTACCAAGGACTCCGAACGTACCCTGGCCGATGACCGCGACAAGCTCGTGTCGGACCTCAAGACCTTGATCGAAGACGCGAAGCTGCTCACCACGGACGCCGCCGAAACCTCGCAGGAAGTTTTTAGCGAAAAGGCCGCACAGGTCCAGGCTCAGCTCAAGGACGGTCTCGAAAAGCTTAAAGAGCATGGCCAGGTCGCCAAGGAGAAGGGACAGGAAACCCTCGACACCGTGGAAAAGCTCATCAAGGACAACCCGTGGAAATCGCTCGGCATCGCCCTGCTGGCAGGGATCGTCATTGACCGGCTGGCGCGCGACTGA